The following are encoded in a window of Clostridia bacterium genomic DNA:
- the trmFO gene encoding methylenetetrahydrofolate--tRNA-(uracil(54)-C(5))-methyltransferase (FADH(2)-oxidizing) TrmFO, giving the protein MKIKIIGAGLAGCECAYQIAKCGIAVTLIESKPLAHSPVHKLDTYAELVCSNSLKSNDISTAGGLIKQELRLLDSLLINSADKTTVPAGSALAVDREEFSRLVTSRLQAMPNIEIINREEDSILPSNDEIVVVATGPLTSQKLLPSLQAFSGEFLHFYDAVAPIVTAESLDKSNYFIASRYDRGEKDYINCPLTKQQFEIFWHELISAQRATLKDYEKNVFEGCMPIEVMASRGIETIRYGMFKPVGLFNPAENLRPYAVLQLRKENVEGSLYNLVGCQTNLLFGEQKRVFGLIPALANAEFVRYGVMHKNIFINSPDLLNNFFQSKQYPNLFFAGQISGVEGYCESIASGLLCGINIARFIKKLPLLTLDNSTILGALSNYISNKNSNFQPMNANFGILSPLDQIIKDKKAKKMAYAERSINNISKIAQTIKGDLL; this is encoded by the coding sequence TTGAAAATTAAAATTATAGGCGCAGGGCTTGCCGGTTGCGAATGCGCATATCAAATAGCTAAATGCGGTATTGCGGTGACATTAATTGAGAGTAAGCCTCTCGCTCATTCTCCCGTACATAAATTAGATACTTATGCCGAGTTAGTTTGTTCTAATTCGCTTAAAAGTAACGACATTTCTACTGCGGGCGGACTAATCAAGCAAGAACTTCGTTTGCTTGATAGTTTGCTTATTAATTCTGCCGACAAAACAACCGTACCTGCGGGGTCGGCGCTTGCAGTAGACCGAGAGGAATTTTCTCGGTTAGTTACAAGCCGTTTGCAAGCTATGCCCAATATTGAAATAATTAATAGGGAAGAAGATAGTATTTTACCTTCAAACGACGAAATTGTAGTAGTCGCCACAGGTCCGCTAACAAGTCAAAAACTTTTGCCCTCGCTACAAGCCTTTTCGGGCGAGTTTTTACATTTTTACGACGCAGTCGCCCCAATAGTCACAGCCGAAAGCCTTGATAAGTCTAATTACTTTATCGCAAGCCGTTATGATAGGGGCGAAAAAGATTATATTAATTGCCCTTTGACTAAGCAACAATTCGAAATTTTTTGGCACGAGCTAATTTCCGCCCAAAGAGCAACCCTTAAAGACTACGAAAAGAATGTTTTTGAAGGCTGTATGCCTATTGAAGTTATGGCAAGTCGAGGCATAGAGACTATTCGTTACGGTATGTTTAAGCCGGTAGGGCTATTTAACCCAGCCGAAAATTTACGTCCGTACGCCGTACTTCAACTTCGCAAAGAGAATGTCGAGGGTAGCCTATATAACTTAGTAGGTTGTCAAACCAATCTTCTATTTGGCGAACAAAAGCGTGTTTTTGGATTAATTCCGGCGCTTGCTAATGCCGAATTTGTCCGTTACGGAGTAATGCACAAGAATATTTTTATCAATTCGCCCGATTTGCTTAACAACTTTTTTCAATCGAAACAATACCCAAATTTGTTTTTTGCCGGACAAATTAGCGGAGTAGAAGGCTACTGCGAATCAATCGCAAGCGGACTCCTTTGCGGTATAAATATCGCGCGATTTATTAAAAAATTGCCTCTTTTAACACTTGACAATTCTACTATTTTAGGCGCATTATCTAATTATATAAGTAATAAAAATTCTAATTTTCAACCTATGAATGCAAATTTTGGCATACTTAGCCCTCTTGACCAAATTATAAAGGACAAAAAAGCTAAAAAAATGGCGTATGCCGAGCGTTCAATTAATAATATAAGTAAGATTGCTCAAACAATCAAAGGAGATTTACTATGA
- the topA gene encoding type I DNA topoisomerase encodes MKLVIVESPSKAKTVAKYLSNDYIVDASGGHIRDLPEKKLAVDIANNFEPIYEVYPDKKEVIARLVSKAKKCDEVLLATDPDREGEAISWHLQHVLKLSPKLKNRITFNEISKKAVENSIKNPDFVNINLVNAQQARRVLDRLVGYKLSPVLCKKIQPKLSAGRVQSATLKIVVDREREINSFIPEEFWTVSANLQKLNQKTTFKALLTTYNQQKLRIASSIECQQALSQMSGKPFVTQSVKRSITTSSPFAPFTTSSMQQDAVNKLKMSSKKCMQTAQQLYEGIDVNGEHTAYVTYIRTDSVRVSADATNQAREYIALTYGKDYIPEKPNFYSSKKSAQDAHEAIRPINPEVTPELVKNKMTKDQYQLYKLIYDRFLASCASKASYDSLSVVIDCNGYGFKASGKTVIFDGYTKLYNYSKSEEDDDATLPNLSEGEVLKLVELQHEQKFTKPLPRYTEASIIKTMEDNGIGRPSTYTSTLSTLFARKYLDKDTKSLIPTSLGITVIEYLEKNFADIINIKFTAQMEDKLDTIEEDATVSWQEIVGEYYKPLAQMISKASTSDIAPIEGEQEFIDCESCGGKNTMAIKVGRFGRYYHCETCGANKSLKNLNKKPPEVSDKVCDKCGAPMLIREGRMGKFLACSAYPKCKNTISLQEYIAKCPKCGNNIIKRLGKSKAFYGCSAYPTCDYVSWDMPTDIKCPNCQTNLVIKELQKGKFYSCPNKECDYKKKIEE; translated from the coding sequence GTGAAATTAGTAATAGTTGAATCGCCGTCAAAGGCAAAAACAGTAGCTAAATATTTATCAAACGATTATATAGTAGACGCATCGGGAGGTCACATAAGAGATTTGCCCGAAAAAAAACTTGCGGTAGATATTGCAAACAATTTTGAGCCAATTTATGAAGTATATCCCGACAAAAAAGAAGTCATAGCTAGGCTAGTTAGCAAAGCAAAAAAATGCGATGAAGTCTTGCTTGCAACTGACCCGGACCGAGAAGGCGAGGCTATTTCCTGGCACCTTCAACACGTGCTAAAACTTTCGCCTAAGTTAAAAAACCGCATTACATTTAATGAAATTAGCAAAAAAGCCGTAGAAAATTCAATTAAAAATCCTGACTTTGTCAACATAAATTTAGTTAACGCTCAACAAGCAAGGCGAGTGCTTGATAGACTTGTAGGCTATAAACTTTCGCCCGTACTATGTAAAAAGATACAACCTAAACTTTCAGCCGGCAGAGTTCAATCGGCAACTTTAAAAATCGTAGTAGATAGGGAACGAGAAATTAATTCGTTTATACCCGAAGAATTTTGGACGGTTTCGGCTAATCTACAAAAATTAAATCAAAAGACCACTTTTAAGGCTCTCCTTACCACCTACAACCAACAGAAACTTAGAATTGCTAGTAGTATTGAGTGCCAACAAGCTCTAAGCCAGATGTCGGGCAAACCCTTTGTTACACAGTCGGTTAAGCGTTCTATAACAACTTCTTCGCCTTTTGCGCCTTTTACCACTAGCTCAATGCAACAAGACGCAGTCAATAAATTAAAAATGAGTAGCAAGAAATGTATGCAAACCGCTCAACAACTTTATGAAGGTATTGACGTCAACGGCGAGCATACCGCCTACGTTACCTATATTCGTACCGACTCGGTTAGAGTTTCTGCCGATGCGACTAATCAAGCCCGAGAATATATTGCCTTGACCTATGGCAAAGATTATATTCCCGAAAAGCCAAACTTTTATTCTTCGAAAAAGTCAGCCCAAGACGCTCACGAAGCTATAAGACCAATAAATCCCGAAGTTACACCCGAGCTAGTTAAAAACAAAATGACCAAAGACCAATATCAACTTTACAAATTAATTTACGATAGATTTTTGGCAAGTTGCGCTAGCAAAGCTAGTTACGACAGTCTTTCAGTTGTAATTGATTGCAACGGTTATGGTTTTAAGGCAAGTGGCAAAACTGTAATCTTTGATGGTTATACCAAGCTTTACAATTATTCTAAGAGCGAAGAAGACGACGACGCTACCTTACCTAATTTGAGCGAGGGCGAAGTTCTTAAACTGGTTGAACTTCAACACGAGCAAAAATTTACTAAACCTTTGCCACGCTATACCGAAGCTAGTATAATCAAGACAATGGAAGATAACGGAATAGGCAGACCCAGCACTTATACAAGCACTTTATCTACTCTTTTTGCAAGAAAATACTTAGATAAAGACACTAAATCGCTAATTCCCACTTCGCTAGGCATTACTGTTATCGAATATTTAGAGAAAAACTTCGCCGATATAATTAACATTAAATTTACGGCTCAAATGGAAGATAAACTCGATACTATCGAAGAAGACGCTACGGTTTCGTGGCAAGAAATAGTAGGGGAATACTACAAACCGCTTGCTCAAATGATAAGCAAGGCTTCAACAAGCGATATTGCGCCGATTGAAGGCGAACAAGAATTTATCGACTGCGAAAGCTGTGGCGGTAAAAATACTATGGCGATAAAAGTTGGGCGTTTTGGCAGATATTACCATTGCGAAACTTGCGGAGCGAACAAATCACTTAAAAATTTAAATAAAAAGCCACCCGAAGTTAGCGATAAAGTTTGCGATAAATGTGGCGCTCCAATGCTAATTCGTGAGGGAAGAATGGGCAAATTTCTTGCTTGTTCGGCGTATCCAAAGTGTAAAAACACTATTTCTTTGCAGGAATATATTGCAAAATGTCCTAAGTGTGGCAACAACATTATTAAGCGCTTAGGCAAATCTAAGGCGTTTTACGGTTGTTCGGCTTACCCTACCTGCGACTATGTTAGTTGGGATATGCCAACAGACATCAAATGTCCAAATTGTCAAACCAACCTTGTTATAAAAGAACTTCAAAAGGGTAAATTCTATTCTTGTCCCAACAAAGAATGCGATTATAAAAAGAAAATAGAAGAATAG
- the dprA gene encoding DNA-processing protein DprA: MFKIKQKVCLLLSTLGFGTPLKRYQLLNLFGGAEELFMNIESHSQEIIDLIGQTAYVRLKYSANEAFCDSLYLDLLSKGIIPVTYYCSNYPKLFKQMPDPPLAIYCKGNLDLLNSACFAVVGTRKASLYGKKVASIYVAELAKRYTIVSGLAYGIDTVAHQTTLNCLGKTVAVLGSGLLNVYPVENQALSQSIVDNGGLLISEYQAYDSPNQYNFPMRNRLISGLSKGILIVEAPLKSGVMSTYEYALEQGKDIYVVPGDIFDTNFKGSNQILKSLQGAMTLSPQDILNCDLSVAIPKPPIQLNMEEQIVVDELIQGKLHFDDIVNRTKLKSSTLNFILANLELKGIICKLVGNFYQYLNTEE, translated from the coding sequence ATGTTTAAAATAAAGCAAAAAGTTTGCCTTCTTCTGTCAACATTAGGTTTTGGCACTCCTTTGAAACGTTACCAATTACTTAATTTGTTTGGGGGCGCAGAAGAACTTTTTATGAATATTGAGTCACACTCGCAAGAAATAATCGATTTAATAGGACAAACCGCCTATGTTAGACTTAAATATTCGGCAAATGAGGCATTTTGTGATAGCCTATATCTAGATTTACTTTCTAAGGGCATTATTCCAGTTACTTATTATTGTTCAAACTATCCTAAATTATTTAAACAAATGCCCGACCCGCCACTAGCTATTTATTGTAAAGGAAATTTAGACTTACTTAATTCTGCTTGTTTTGCAGTTGTTGGCACAAGAAAAGCTTCGCTCTATGGCAAAAAAGTCGCAAGCATATATGTTGCCGAACTCGCTAAACGTTATACAATAGTTAGCGGTCTTGCATACGGAATTGATACGGTAGCTCACCAAACCACTTTAAATTGTTTAGGAAAAACTGTCGCAGTATTAGGTAGCGGATTACTAAATGTTTATCCTGTTGAAAATCAAGCTCTTTCGCAGTCTATTGTTGATAACGGCGGACTACTTATAAGCGAATATCAAGCTTACGACTCGCCAAATCAATATAATTTTCCAATGCGTAACCGTTTAATCTCAGGGCTAAGCAAAGGCATTTTAATAGTAGAAGCTCCGTTAAAAAGTGGCGTTATGTCGACTTACGAATATGCGCTTGAACAAGGCAAAGATATTTATGTTGTTCCGGGAGATATATTTGACACTAATTTTAAGGGAAGTAATCAAATTCTTAAATCTTTGCAAGGCGCTATGACGCTTAGTCCGCAAGACATACTTAATTGCGACTTATCAGTTGCAATTCCAAAACCGCCTATACAATTAAATATGGAGGAGCAAATAGTAGTTGACGAATTGATACAAGGTAAGTTACACTTTGATGATATTGTCAATAGAACCAAGTTAAAAAGTTCTACATTAAATTTTATTCTTGCAAACCTAGAACTTAAAGGTATAATTTGCAAGCTCGTCGGGAACTTTTATCAATATCTTAATACGGAGGAATAA
- a CDS encoding YifB family Mg chelatase-like AAA ATPase, whose product MLSRVYSFALNGLEGIPLTIEVDIQTGLPGVDIVGLADTAVKESKERVRSAIKNSGYKYPIASVIVNLAPADIKKEGSMYDLPIALGILQSCSTIVCDKINEYIILGELSLNGDVKHVNGILPMLISAKQLGYKNVIVPKENSKEASFTQGLKVFAVDSLRETIEFLTNQTELTPIETDGWKNDTSITYDNDIKYIKGQYSAKRAMEIAVSGGHNILLIGPPGAGKTMLARAVPSIMPDLTFDEALEIAKIYSVAGLLDDGMIRVRPFRSPHHTATTVALVGGGAKIKPGEISLAHYGVLFLDELPEYTRQSLETLRQPLEDGVITISRAQGTITYPSNFILIASMNPCPCGNFGSANQVCTCTASQIVKYMRKLSAPLLDRIDIHIEVDNIEYSQLVSQNEEESSSSVKLRVNSARKIQATRFINSTHHCNAQLTSAEIKKYCKLDQESDNLLRQAFERLKLSARAYNRILKVARTIADLDNSNDILPSHIAEAIQYRSLDRKFGVM is encoded by the coding sequence ATGCTTAGCAGAGTTTACAGTTTTGCTCTAAACGGACTAGAAGGCATACCTTTAACTATCGAAGTTGATATTCAAACCGGTCTTCCCGGGGTGGATATTGTTGGTCTTGCAGACACTGCGGTTAAAGAGTCAAAAGAGCGTGTTCGTTCGGCTATAAAAAATAGCGGTTATAAATATCCAATAGCTTCGGTTATAGTCAACCTTGCCCCTGCCGATATCAAAAAAGAAGGTAGTATGTATGACCTTCCAATAGCGCTTGGAATTTTACAATCTTGTTCAACCATAGTTTGCGACAAAATTAACGAATACATTATTTTAGGCGAATTATCTTTAAACGGCGACGTTAAACACGTAAACGGCATACTTCCAATGTTAATTTCGGCAAAACAATTAGGGTATAAAAATGTTATTGTTCCCAAAGAAAACAGCAAAGAAGCAAGTTTTACGCAAGGTTTAAAGGTCTTTGCGGTAGATAGTCTTAGAGAAACCATAGAATTTTTAACTAATCAAACCGAGCTTACGCCTATTGAAACTGACGGTTGGAAGAACGACACTTCAATAACTTACGACAACGACATTAAATACATTAAAGGTCAATATTCGGCAAAACGAGCTATGGAAATTGCCGTAAGCGGGGGACATAATATTTTGTTGATAGGCCCTCCCGGCGCAGGCAAAACTATGTTAGCTAGGGCAGTTCCTTCAATTATGCCCGATTTGACTTTTGACGAAGCCTTAGAGATTGCTAAAATTTATAGCGTCGCAGGACTACTCGACGACGGAATGATTAGAGTTCGTCCTTTCCGTTCGCCTCACCATACCGCTACTACCGTCGCCCTTGTTGGCGGAGGGGCAAAAATTAAACCCGGCGAAATATCCTTAGCGCATTATGGCGTGCTTTTTCTTGACGAATTGCCTGAATATACTAGACAAAGTCTAGAAACATTGCGTCAACCCTTAGAAGACGGCGTTATTACTATTTCCCGAGCGCAAGGAACTATTACATATCCGTCTAACTTTATTTTAATAGCCAGTATGAACCCTTGTCCTTGCGGTAATTTTGGTAGCGCAAATCAAGTTTGCACTTGCACCGCTTCGCAAATTGTTAAATATATGCGTAAACTTTCTGCGCCCTTGCTTGACCGTATTGATATACATATTGAAGTTGACAACATCGAATACTCTCAACTTGTAAGCCAAAACGAAGAAGAATCTTCTTCAAGCGTAAAATTAAGGGTAAATTCGGCGCGTAAAATACAAGCGACAAGATTTATTAATTCTACTCACCATTGTAACGCTCAACTTACTTCGGCAGAAATTAAAAAGTATTGTAAGCTTGACCAAGAAAGCGATAATTTACTTAGACAAGCTTTTGAAAGGCTTAAATTGTCGGCAAGAGCGTATAATCGTATTTTAAAAGTGGCTCGAACAATCGCTGACCTTGATAATTCCAACGATATTTTACCTTCTCATATTGCCGAAGCCATACAATATAGGTCGCTTGACCGTAAATTTGGGGTAATGTAA
- the rplS gene encoding 50S ribosomal protein L19: MDIITAIEKDSLNPNVPQFNVSDTVRVFFKVIEGNKERLQAYEGIVIARKHGGLRESFTVRRISSGIGVERTFPLHSPKIERVEILRKGSVRRAKLYYLRDRTGKAAKIKEKV; encoded by the coding sequence ATGGACATTATCACAGCAATCGAAAAAGATAGTCTTAATCCAAATGTTCCTCAATTTAACGTCAGCGACACAGTTAGAGTGTTCTTTAAAGTTATTGAAGGTAACAAAGAAAGGCTACAAGCCTATGAAGGCATTGTTATCGCTCGCAAACACGGCGGACTAAGAGAAAGTTTCACAGTAAGAAGAATTTCTTCGGGTATCGGCGTAGAGAGGACTTTCCCACTACACAGCCCCAAGATTGAAAGAGTCGAGATTTTACGCAAAGGTTCGGTTAGGAGAGCAAAACTTTACTATCTACGTGATAGGACGGGCAAAGCTGCAAAGATTAAGGAAAAAGTTTAA
- a CDS encoding YraN family protein: MFNKILGAFGEIKATNYLKKLGYKILKRNYRCPIGEIDIICLDKGVLVFVEVKYRKNLDYGRPSQAVNKHKQGKIIQVAKYYIVEHDIVNTFCRFDCVEIIDKQINHIISAFTR; encoded by the coding sequence ATGTTTAACAAGATTTTAGGCGCTTTTGGAGAAATTAAAGCTACCAACTATTTAAAAAAGTTGGGCTACAAAATTCTTAAACGCAATTATCGTTGCCCAATAGGCGAAATAGATATAATTTGTTTAGATAAGGGAGTGTTAGTTTTTGTAGAAGTTAAGTATCGTAAAAATTTAGACTATGGCAGACCTTCGCAAGCCGTAAATAAACATAAGCAAGGTAAAATTATTCAAGTTGCAAAATATTATATAGTCGAACACGATATAGTCAATACATTTTGTCGTTTTGACTGCGTAGAAATAATTGATAAACAAATTAATCATATTATCTCGGCTTTTACAAGATAA
- a CDS encoding ribonuclease HII — MKSQTIDNLIYERQLNAKGLIRLAGVDEVGRGCLAGPVLTACVELPLNDIIEGVTDSKLLSPAKREKLYEQIISKATQYHIGIVSPQQIDKINILNATKLAMTSCIEQMQDIDCVLIDAVCLKATKFPTFSLVKGDLLSYLIASASIVAKVTRDRLMQELSAKYPFYDFASNKGYGTAKHITALKRYGFCEIHRKTFITHFTNV; from the coding sequence GTGAAAAGTCAAACTATCGACAACTTAATTTATGAACGACAACTTAATGCAAAAGGGCTAATTCGCCTTGCCGGAGTTGACGAAGTCGGTAGAGGCTGTCTTGCAGGTCCCGTGCTGACCGCTTGCGTAGAATTACCTTTAAATGATATTATTGAGGGCGTAACCGACAGCAAACTGCTTAGTCCTGCAAAAAGAGAAAAGCTATACGAGCAAATTATCAGTAAAGCTACTCAATATCATATAGGCATTGTTTCTCCTCAACAAATTGACAAAATTAATATTTTAAACGCTACCAAACTCGCAATGACTTCTTGTATTGAACAAATGCAAGATATTGACTGTGTTTTAATTGATGCGGTTTGTCTAAAAGCTACAAAGTTTCCTACTTTTTCCTTAGTAAAAGGCGACCTGCTAAGTTATTTAATCGCCTCCGCAAGCATAGTTGCGAAAGTTACTAGGGATAGGCTAATGCAAGAGCTGTCAGCCAAATATCCTTTTTATGACTTTGCTTCAAACAAAGGCTATGGTACTGCAAAACATATAACAGCCCTTAAACGATACGGTTTTTGTGAGATACACCGTAAGACTTTTATAACTCACTTTACAAATGTTTAA
- the ylqF gene encoding ribosome biogenesis GTPase YlqF, with product MIQWFPGHMNKALRVMGENISLCQCVGYVLDARAPYSCLNPQFNKLFANKPTVFILNKCDLADKQIVDKWLSFFKERGHPCIALSSINSAEKNKLQATFLNACQEFTNTCKARGIIRPVRVMILGVPNSGKSTLINCLSARKATVTGDKPGVTKGKQWVRLDNGLELLDTPGTLWPKFDDELTGKHLFFIGSIKEEIVDIVTLAQDLLAELAQLYSSLLIERYKLTELLSPEETLKQICIKRGYLLSGNIPDLERGAKAIIDDFRKAKIGRICLEQPKQKL from the coding sequence ATGATACAATGGTTTCCCGGTCACATGAACAAAGCTCTGCGAGTTATGGGCGAAAACATCTCTTTATGCCAATGCGTAGGGTATGTGCTTGACGCTCGCGCTCCGTATTCTTGCCTTAATCCGCAATTTAACAAGTTATTTGCCAACAAACCTACGGTATTTATTCTTAACAAATGCGACCTTGCCGACAAGCAAATTGTTGACAAATGGTTATCTTTTTTTAAAGAAAGGGGTCACCCTTGCATAGCTCTTTCTAGCATTAACAGCGCAGAAAAAAATAAACTCCAAGCAACTTTTCTCAACGCTTGCCAAGAATTTACTAACACTTGCAAAGCTCGTGGAATAATTCGCCCGGTAAGAGTTATGATTCTCGGCGTTCCCAACTCGGGAAAGTCAACGCTTATCAACTGTCTTTCGGCTAGAAAAGCTACCGTAACAGGCGATAAACCCGGAGTAACTAAGGGAAAACAGTGGGTAAGACTTGATAACGGTCTTGAACTTCTTGATACGCCAGGCACTCTTTGGCCTAAATTTGACGACGAGCTAACCGGTAAACACTTGTTTTTTATAGGTAGTATTAAAGAAGAAATAGTTGACATAGTAACTCTTGCGCAAGATTTGCTTGCCGAGCTTGCTCAGCTTTATTCTTCGCTCTTAATCGAACGCTATAAACTTACCGAATTGCTTTCGCCCGAAGAAACGCTTAAACAAATTTGTATCAAACGAGGATATCTACTTAGCGGTAATATTCCCGACCTCGAACGTGGCGCAAAGGCAATAATCGACGACTTTCGCAAAGCCAAAATAGGTCGTATTTGTCTTGAACAACCCAAACAAAAGTTGTGA
- the trmD gene encoding tRNA (guanosine(37)-N1)-methyltransferase TrmD — MKIDILTLFPEMFTPLSASLLGKAREKQLLTINVYDIRKFSQDKHSKCDDYTFGGGAGMLLTPQPIHDCINFVDSEHKAKRIYMSPKGVTLTQQVVKSLAEEEHILLLCGHYEGIDQRIIDLDIDYELSIGDYVLTGGELASMVVVDAVSRYVDGVLGSSQSVVDESFSNNSLEYPQYTRPQVFCGLSVPPVLISGNHQEVDKWREEQSQLMTKRFRPDLLNKD; from the coding sequence ATGAAAATTGATATTTTAACGCTTTTTCCCGAAATGTTTACGCCTTTATCGGCATCGCTACTAGGTAAAGCTCGGGAAAAACAACTTCTTACAATCAACGTTTATGATATTCGTAAGTTTTCGCAAGACAAACATAGCAAATGCGACGACTATACTTTTGGCGGAGGGGCAGGTATGCTACTTACTCCTCAACCCATTCACGACTGTATTAATTTCGTAGACAGCGAGCATAAAGCTAAGCGCATTTATATGTCGCCTAAGGGCGTGACGCTTACTCAGCAAGTCGTAAAGAGTCTTGCCGAAGAAGAACACATACTGTTGTTATGCGGTCACTACGAAGGCATTGACCAACGAATTATTGACCTTGACATAGATTACGAACTTTCAATAGGCGATTATGTTTTAACCGGAGGCGAACTAGCTTCAATGGTAGTTGTCGACGCTGTGTCACGTTATGTAGACGGCGTGCTAGGCAGTAGTCAATCGGTAGTCGATGAAAGTTTTAGCAACAACTCTTTGGAATATCCTCAATATACCCGCCCGCAAGTTTTTTGCGGTCTTTCCGTTCCGCCCGTACTTATTAGCGGTAATCACCAAGAAGTTGACAAATGGCGAGAAGAACAATCTCAACTAATGACAAAACGGTTTCGTCCCGATTTACTCAATAAGGATTAA
- the rimM gene encoding ribosome maturation factor RimM (Essential for efficient processing of 16S rRNA), with protein sequence MKLIGVIVKAHGIKGEVKLSCLLDNLAQFTKLKNCYINDALTHISSVRALTDTLFIVKFDGVNTRNDAEELANAKVYVESQNLTLPDNRFFIDDLIDCQVILSSGEVVGKLASVLQGKGADVFTVECSNGKTIMFPFIVGLLKNVDLTKKQITLEEQRFNEVSVYEN encoded by the coding sequence ATGAAATTAATCGGCGTTATTGTCAAAGCGCACGGCATTAAAGGCGAAGTTAAATTGTCGTGTTTACTTGACAATTTAGCTCAATTTACCAAATTAAAGAATTGCTATATCAATGACGCTCTAACGCATATTTCTAGCGTTAGAGCGCTTACTGATACTTTATTTATAGTCAAATTTGATGGCGTAAACACACGCAACGACGCCGAAGAACTTGCTAACGCAAAAGTCTATGTCGAAAGTCAAAATTTAACTTTACCCGACAATAGATTTTTTATCGACGACTTAATTGATTGTCAAGTAATACTTAGTTCAGGCGAAGTAGTAGGCAAACTCGCTTCGGTCTTGCAAGGTAAAGGCGCAGATGTCTTCACCGTAGAGTGTTCTAATGGCAAGACAATTATGTTTCCTTTTATTGTCGGCTTGCTTAAAAATGTAGATTTAACTAAAAAACAAATTACTCTTGAAGAACAACGTTTTAATGAGGTTAGCGTTTATGAAAATTGA
- a CDS encoding KH domain-containing protein — MIEAVRFIIEHLVDNKQDISITSSLENGVETITVKVAPGDVGKVIGKKGKIVTAIRTIFKAAGIKNGQRYAIEIAD, encoded by the coding sequence ATGATTGAAGCAGTAAGGTTTATTATCGAACATCTTGTCGACAATAAACAAGATATCTCGATTACTTCTTCGCTTGAAAACGGCGTAGAAACAATCACCGTTAAAGTTGCGCCCGGCGATGTCGGTAAAGTTATCGGCAAAAAAGGCAAAATAGTAACGGCAATTCGCACAATCTTTAAGGCGGCAGGCATTAAGAACGGGCAAAGATACGCAATCGAAATTGCAGATTAA